The Candidatus Neomarinimicrobiota bacterium genome contains the following window.
GCCTTTATCTCGATATCGACACCGGCTGAAAGATCAAGTTTCATCAGCGCATCTACAGTCTTAGGAGAAGCATTCAGAATCTCGATGAGACGTTTGTGTATTTTTGTCTGAAACTGTTCACGAGACTTTTTGTTGACATGCGGAGAGCGAAGGACTGTGTAAATAGTTCGCTTCGTTGGTAGAGGTATAGGCCCCGACACAACAGCGCCGGTAGATTTCACCGTCTTCACGATCTTCTCCGTA
Protein-coding sequences here:
- the rpsJ gene encoding 30S ribosomal protein S10 yields the protein MAAQSIRIRLKAYDHNLIDKSTEKIVKTVKSTGAVVSGPIPLPTKRTIYTVLRSPHVNKKSREQFQTKIHKRLIEILNASPKTVDALMKLDLSAGVDIEIKA